One window of Medicago truncatula cultivar Jemalong A17 chromosome 2, MtrunA17r5.0-ANR, whole genome shotgun sequence genomic DNA carries:
- the LOC11431877 gene encoding peroxisomal membrane protein 13 isoform X1 → MASNPQPSASNPPPKPWERAGSSSGPAPFRPPSGGSTSDVVEASGTAKPGEIVTAADRSAAVNRNTLARPVPTRPWEQNYGTNSYGGGALGGYGSTMNYNSGYGSGMYGSSYGGGLGGGLGGGMYGGGGMYGNSMYRGGYGSGLYGSSGMYGGGGMYNSGLGGPMGGMGGYGMGVGPYGGEQDPNNPYGAPPSPPGFWISVMRVMQGVVNFFGRISILIDQNTQAFHLFMTAMLQLFDRSGMLYGELARFVLRLLGIKTKANKVNPPGPNGYPHQGPNGYPHQGQHNSSGNMNYIEAPKAAPSGSWDNVWGNDTSQ, encoded by the exons atggcTTCCAACCCTCAACCATCAG CAAGTAATCCTCCACCAAAACCCTGGGAACGAGCAGGTTCTTCATCTGGTCCCGCACCTTTTAGACCGCCATCAGGTGGAAGCACAAGTGACGTTGTTGAGGCTTCAGGGACTGCAAAACCTGGGGAAATTGTTACCGCCGCTGATAGAAGTGCAGCTGTCAACAGGAATACTCTCGCCAGGCCTGTTCCCACAAGGCCATGGGAGCAGAATTATGGAACTAACAGCTATGGAGGTGGTGCGTTAGGTG GATATGGTTCTACAATGAATTATAATTCTGGATATGGATCTGGGATGTATGGATCTTCTTATGGTGGCGGGCTCGGAGGCGGGCTAGGAGGAGGAATGTATGGTGGCGGTGGGATGTATGGTAACAGTATGTACAGAGGAGGATATGGAAGCGGCCTTTACGGGTCATCTGGGATGTATGGAGGAGGTGGAATGTATAATAGTGGCCTTGGGGGTCCAATGGGTGGAATGGGTGGGTATGGCATGGGAGTTGGTCCTTATGGTGGTGAGCAAGATCCCAATAATCCATATGGCGCCCCTCCATCCCCGCCAGGATTTTGGATTTCTGTGATGCGCGTG ATGCAAGGTGTGGTTAATTTTTTCGGTCGGATATCAATACTCATAGACCAGAACACCCAGGCATTCCATTTGTTCATGACCGCCATGCTTCAG CTGTTTGATCGCTCCGGCATGTTGTATGGGGAGCTAGCTAGATTTGTGTTGCGGTTGCTCGGGATCAAAACTAAGGCCAATAAGGTTAACCCACCAGGTCCGAATGGATATCCACATCAAGGTCCGAATGGATATCCACATCAAGGACAACACAATTCTTCTGGAAATATGAACTACATTGAGGCACCAAAGGCTGCTCCAAGTGGTTCTTGGGACAATGTATGGGGAAATGACACCAGTCAATGA
- the LOC11431877 gene encoding peroxisomal membrane protein 13 isoform X2 produces MASNPQPSASNPPPKPWERAGSSSGPAPFRPPSGGSTSDVVEASGTAKPGEIVTAADRSAAVNRNTLARPVPTRPWEQNYGTNSYGGGALGYGSTMNYNSGYGSGMYGSSYGGGLGGGLGGGMYGGGGMYGNSMYRGGYGSGLYGSSGMYGGGGMYNSGLGGPMGGMGGYGMGVGPYGGEQDPNNPYGAPPSPPGFWISVMRVMQGVVNFFGRISILIDQNTQAFHLFMTAMLQLFDRSGMLYGELARFVLRLLGIKTKANKVNPPGPNGYPHQGPNGYPHQGQHNSSGNMNYIEAPKAAPSGSWDNVWGNDTSQ; encoded by the exons atggcTTCCAACCCTCAACCATCAG CAAGTAATCCTCCACCAAAACCCTGGGAACGAGCAGGTTCTTCATCTGGTCCCGCACCTTTTAGACCGCCATCAGGTGGAAGCACAAGTGACGTTGTTGAGGCTTCAGGGACTGCAAAACCTGGGGAAATTGTTACCGCCGCTGATAGAAGTGCAGCTGTCAACAGGAATACTCTCGCCAGGCCTGTTCCCACAAGGCCATGGGAGCAGAATTATGGAACTAACAGCTATGGAGGTGGTGCGTTAG GATATGGTTCTACAATGAATTATAATTCTGGATATGGATCTGGGATGTATGGATCTTCTTATGGTGGCGGGCTCGGAGGCGGGCTAGGAGGAGGAATGTATGGTGGCGGTGGGATGTATGGTAACAGTATGTACAGAGGAGGATATGGAAGCGGCCTTTACGGGTCATCTGGGATGTATGGAGGAGGTGGAATGTATAATAGTGGCCTTGGGGGTCCAATGGGTGGAATGGGTGGGTATGGCATGGGAGTTGGTCCTTATGGTGGTGAGCAAGATCCCAATAATCCATATGGCGCCCCTCCATCCCCGCCAGGATTTTGGATTTCTGTGATGCGCGTG ATGCAAGGTGTGGTTAATTTTTTCGGTCGGATATCAATACTCATAGACCAGAACACCCAGGCATTCCATTTGTTCATGACCGCCATGCTTCAG CTGTTTGATCGCTCCGGCATGTTGTATGGGGAGCTAGCTAGATTTGTGTTGCGGTTGCTCGGGATCAAAACTAAGGCCAATAAGGTTAACCCACCAGGTCCGAATGGATATCCACATCAAGGTCCGAATGGATATCCACATCAAGGACAACACAATTCTTCTGGAAATATGAACTACATTGAGGCACCAAAGGCTGCTCCAAGTGGTTCTTGGGACAATGTATGGGGAAATGACACCAGTCAATGA
- the LOC112419059 gene encoding uncharacterized protein isoform X1 gives MNALFSHLSSFTSTILARTTQFVANRSLHTTPHTFSFPVKSHHSLLTSFHSQFVLTTVTRCYSTRKLRKTGSSKLHKVEAETTMNQEQNESDAFYVVRKGDVVGIYNTLTDSQAQVGSSVCDPPVSVYKGYSMSNETEEYLLSHGLKNALYTIRASDLKEDLFGTLVPCPFQDPSSTQGTTSNADSSKKRALEVLEQNNVQKATGLTSISEDPLRKQVKLDRAAPGVASSLANKTCIVEFDGASKGNPGKAGAGAILRSKDGNLIYRVREGVGIATNNVAEYRAMILGMRHALKKGFTSICIQGDSKLVCMQIDGLWKVKNENLSTLYKVAKELKDKFVSFKISHVLRDLNSEADAQANLAVNLADGQVQEDYVG, from the exons ATGAACGCTTTGTTCTCTCACCTCTCATCATTCACATCTACCATCCTCGCAAGAACAACTCAATTCGTAGCAAACCGTTCTCTCCACACAACTCCTCACACTTTCTCATTCCCAGTTAAATCACACCATTCTCTTCTTACCTCATTTCATTCTCAATTCGTTTTAACAACAGTTACTCGCTGCTATTCCACTAGAAAATTACGAAAAACTGGTTCTTCCAAGTTGCACAAGGTTGAAGCTGAAACGACAATGAATCAGGAACAAAATGAAAGTGATGCTTTTTATGTTGTAAGGAAAGGGGATGTTGTTGGAATTTATAATACTCTCACTGATTCCCAAGCTCAAGTTGGATCTTCG GTATGTGATCCTCCTGTTAGTGTATACAAGGGATATTCAATGTCGAATGAAACTGAGGAGTACCTTCTCTCGCATGGATTAAAGAATGCTTTGTACACAATTAGAGCTTCTGATTTGAAAGAGGATTTGTTTGGCACGCTTGTTCCTTGTCCTTTCCAG GATCCTTCTTCTACCCAAGGGACCACATCAAATGCAGATTCATCTAAAAAGAGAGCTCTAGAAGTGCTTGAACAAAATAATGTG CAGAAAGCAACTGGTTTGACATCCATCTCTGAAGATCCCTTGAGAAAGCAAGTCAAGTTAGACCGTGCTGCTCCGGGCGTAGCATCTTCACTTGCAAAT AAAACTTGTATTGTTGAATTCGATGGTGCGTCAAAAGGAAATCCTGGAAAAGCTGGTGCTGGTGCTATTCTGCGATCTAAAGATGGGAATTTG ATTTATAGGGTTCGTGAAGGTGTGGGTATAGCAACAAACAATGTTGCCGAATATCGTGCAATGATATTGGGAATGAGACATGCTCTTAAAAAAGGATTCACCAGTATCTGTATACAAGGGGACTCTAAACTTGTGTGCATGCAG ATTGATGGTTTATGGAAGGTCAAGAATGAGAATTTATCTACATTGTATAAGGTGGCCAAAGAACTCAAGGATAAATTTGTTTCATTCAAGATCAGTCATGTTCTAAGG GACTTGAACTCCGAGGCTGATGCTCAAGCAAATTTGGCTGTTAATCTTGCTG ATGGCCAAGTTCAGGAAGACTATGTAGGTTAA
- the LOC11431879 gene encoding GTPase-activating protein GYP1, which produces MNNNSNNNKDTSTIGILDSRFNQTLRNVQGLLKGRSIPGKILLTQRVDPIDNSGLYSPTYQRSSSYSDTGTSDRATETVEEEVHSGSKPFGITNNSKLKTSTSHAENPTEEIRKSSIGGRTTDSARVMKFTKVLSGTMVILDKLRELAWSGVPDYMRPTVWRLLLGYAPTNSDRREGVLRRKRLEYLDCVSQYYDIPDTERSDDEISMLRQIAVDCPRTVPDVAFFQQPQVQKSLERILYAWAIRHPASGYVQGINDLVTPFFVVFLSEYLEGSINNWTMSDLSSDKISNVEADCYWCLSKLLDGMQDHYTFAQPGIQRLVFKLKELVRRIDDPVSSHMENQGLEFLQFAFRWFNCLLIREIPFHLVTRLWDTYLAEGDALPDFLVYIFASFLLTWSDEVQKLDFQELVMFLQHLPTQNWTDQELEMVLSRAFMWHSMFNNSPSHLAA; this is translated from the exons AtgaacaacaacagcaacaacaacaaagacactAGTACCATAGGAATCCTTGATTCTCGATTCAACCAAACCCTCAGAAATGTTCAagg GTTACTCAAGGGTCGTAGCATTCCTGGTAAAATATTATTGACCCAGAGGGTAGATCCGATAGATAATTCGGGCTTATACTCGCCAACTTATCAAAGGAGTTCCTCATATAGTGATACTGGCACGAGCGATCGCGCAACTGAGACAGTAGAG GAGGAAGTTCACAGTGGAAGCAAACCATTTGGTATTACCAACAAtagtaaattaaaaacatcaacCTCACATGCAGAGAACCCAACTGAAGAAATCCGGAAATCTTCCATAGGTGGTAGGACTACCGATTCTGCAAGAGTTATGAAGTTCACAAAGGTTCTTTCTGGAACCATGGTTATATTAG ATAAATTGCGTGAATTAGCTTGGAGTGGTGTTCCAGATTATATGCGTCCTACAGTGTGGAGACTTCTCTTG GGATATGCACCAACTAATTCAGATAGAAGGGAGGGAGTTTTGAGAAGGAAGCGGCTCGAGTATCTTGATTGTGTTTCTCAGTATTATGATATTCCTGATACGGAACGCTCAGACGATGAGATCAGCATGCTTCGCCAG ATTGCCGTTGATTGTCCAAGAACTGTACCTGATGTTGCATTCTTCCAGCAACCACAAGTTCAGAAATCACTGGAGCGTATTCTTTATGCATG GGCCATTCGGCATCCAGCAAGTGGATATGTTCAGGGGATAAATGATCTTGTCACgccattttttgttgttttcctATCAGAATATTTAGAAGGGAGCATAAATAACTGGACAATGTCCGATTTATCTTCAGATAAAATCTCTAATGTAGAGGCTGACTGCTATTGGTGCTTGTCAAAATTGCTTGATGGTATGCAAGACCATTATACATTTGCTCAACCAGGAATTCAAAGGCTTGTCTTTAAGTTGAAGGAATTGGTCAGGAGGATTGATG ATCCTGTTTCAAGCCATATGGAGAATCAGGGACTGGAATTTCTTCAATTTGCTTTCCGCTGGTTCAACTGTCTTCTAATCCGCGAG ATACCCTTCCATCTTGTCACACGCCTTTGGGACACATATCTAGCCGAAGGAGATGCCTTACCAGACTTCCTTGTGTATATATTTGCTAGTTTTCTTCTTACG TGGTCAGACGAAGTTCAGAAGCTTGATTTTCAAGAGTTAGTAATGTTCCTTCAACACCTTCCAACTCAGAACTGGACTGATCAGGAACTCGAGATGGTACTCTCTCGTGCATTTATGTGGCACAGCATGTTTAACAACTCTCCTAGCCATTTAGCTGCCTAA
- the LOC112419059 gene encoding uncharacterized protein isoform X2, giving the protein MNALFSHLSSFTSTILARTTQFVANRSLHTTPHTFSFPVKSHHSLLTSFHSQFVLTTVTRCYSTRKLRKTGSSKLHKVEAETTMNQEQNESDAFYVVRKGDVVGIYNTLTDSQAQVGSSVCDPPVSVYKGYSMSNETEEYLLSHGLKNALYTIRASDLKEDLFGTLVPCPFQDPSSTQGTTSNADSSKKRALEVLEQNNVKATGLTSISEDPLRKQVKLDRAAPGVASSLANKTCIVEFDGASKGNPGKAGAGAILRSKDGNLIYRVREGVGIATNNVAEYRAMILGMRHALKKGFTSICIQGDSKLVCMQIDGLWKVKNENLSTLYKVAKELKDKFVSFKISHVLRDLNSEADAQANLAVNLADGQVQEDYVG; this is encoded by the exons ATGAACGCTTTGTTCTCTCACCTCTCATCATTCACATCTACCATCCTCGCAAGAACAACTCAATTCGTAGCAAACCGTTCTCTCCACACAACTCCTCACACTTTCTCATTCCCAGTTAAATCACACCATTCTCTTCTTACCTCATTTCATTCTCAATTCGTTTTAACAACAGTTACTCGCTGCTATTCCACTAGAAAATTACGAAAAACTGGTTCTTCCAAGTTGCACAAGGTTGAAGCTGAAACGACAATGAATCAGGAACAAAATGAAAGTGATGCTTTTTATGTTGTAAGGAAAGGGGATGTTGTTGGAATTTATAATACTCTCACTGATTCCCAAGCTCAAGTTGGATCTTCG GTATGTGATCCTCCTGTTAGTGTATACAAGGGATATTCAATGTCGAATGAAACTGAGGAGTACCTTCTCTCGCATGGATTAAAGAATGCTTTGTACACAATTAGAGCTTCTGATTTGAAAGAGGATTTGTTTGGCACGCTTGTTCCTTGTCCTTTCCAG GATCCTTCTTCTACCCAAGGGACCACATCAAATGCAGATTCATCTAAAAAGAGAGCTCTAGAAGTGCTTGAACAAAATAATGTG AAAGCAACTGGTTTGACATCCATCTCTGAAGATCCCTTGAGAAAGCAAGTCAAGTTAGACCGTGCTGCTCCGGGCGTAGCATCTTCACTTGCAAAT AAAACTTGTATTGTTGAATTCGATGGTGCGTCAAAAGGAAATCCTGGAAAAGCTGGTGCTGGTGCTATTCTGCGATCTAAAGATGGGAATTTG ATTTATAGGGTTCGTGAAGGTGTGGGTATAGCAACAAACAATGTTGCCGAATATCGTGCAATGATATTGGGAATGAGACATGCTCTTAAAAAAGGATTCACCAGTATCTGTATACAAGGGGACTCTAAACTTGTGTGCATGCAG ATTGATGGTTTATGGAAGGTCAAGAATGAGAATTTATCTACATTGTATAAGGTGGCCAAAGAACTCAAGGATAAATTTGTTTCATTCAAGATCAGTCATGTTCTAAGG GACTTGAACTCCGAGGCTGATGCTCAAGCAAATTTGGCTGTTAATCTTGCTG ATGGCCAAGTTCAGGAAGACTATGTAGGTTAA